A part of Terriglobales bacterium genomic DNA contains:
- a CDS encoding MFS transporter translates to MSTAALPAALPAPERRPHPVRQRNFLLWWLGATVSLAGDQFYIVALPWVVLQLTGSGVAMGTVAMAAGIPRAALMLMGGAVSDRSSPRRLLMATATARTLLVAAIGVLLWRNQLALWHLYLLATGFGIADAFALPTASALMRTLVPIEQLPAANSVWQSSALVTGIVGPAPAGLIMKKLGVAWAFLLDAFSFLFILVALWRLPDAPPAPRPQASSVWRSIGEGLKYVGNDAALRSLMLLTAVLNFCLAGPLSVGLAYMAKQRFSSPAAFGMWISSVAAGTFVGLLLAGVLKAKRRGLLLVATSSTLGVAMSAMGFLPGFWPVAALLAAMGSLSGFINVQFQSWFQQRVERAVLGRVASVAMLSAFGLMPLSMAAAGVAVEWNTRLMFLIAGAAVLVVSLFGALQKPVREIA, encoded by the coding sequence ATGAGCACTGCCGCCTTGCCCGCCGCCCTGCCCGCCCCCGAGCGCCGCCCGCATCCGGTGCGCCAGCGCAATTTCCTGCTGTGGTGGCTGGGTGCGACCGTCTCGCTGGCCGGCGACCAGTTCTACATCGTCGCGCTGCCGTGGGTGGTGCTGCAGCTCACCGGCTCCGGGGTGGCGATGGGGACGGTCGCGATGGCGGCCGGGATCCCGCGGGCGGCGCTGATGCTGATGGGGGGCGCGGTGAGCGACCGCTCGTCGCCGCGGCGGCTGCTGATGGCGACGGCGACGGCGCGCACGCTGCTGGTGGCGGCGATCGGGGTGTTGCTGTGGCGGAACCAGCTCGCGCTCTGGCACCTCTACCTGCTCGCGACGGGCTTCGGGATCGCCGACGCATTCGCCCTGCCGACGGCTTCGGCACTGATGCGCACGCTGGTGCCGATCGAGCAGTTGCCGGCGGCGAACTCGGTGTGGCAGAGCAGCGCGCTTGTGACCGGCATCGTCGGTCCCGCGCCCGCCGGGCTGATCATGAAGAAGCTGGGTGTGGCGTGGGCATTCCTGCTCGACGCCTTCAGCTTCCTGTTCATCCTCGTGGCGCTGTGGCGGCTGCCGGATGCCCCGCCGGCACCGCGCCCGCAGGCGAGCAGCGTGTGGAGGTCGATCGGCGAGGGGCTGAAGTACGTCGGCAATGACGCCGCGCTGCGCTCGCTCATGTTGCTGACGGCGGTGCTGAACTTCTGCCTGGCCGGGCCGCTGAGCGTTGGACTGGCGTACATGGCGAAGCAACGGTTCTCGTCGCCGGCTGCCTTCGGCATGTGGATCTCGAGCGTGGCGGCGGGAACGTTCGTGGGGTTGCTGCTGGCGGGCGTGCTGAAGGCGAAACGCCGCGGGCTGCTGCTGGTCGCGACGAGCTCGACGTTGGGCGTGGCGATGTCTGCGATGGGATTCCTGCCGGGTTTCTGGCCGGTCGCCGCGCTGCTGGCGGCCATGGGCAGCCTGAGCGGCTTCATCAACGTGCAGTTCCAGTCGTGGTTCCAGCAGCGCGTGGAGCGCGCGGTGCTCGGTCGCGTGGCGAGCGTCGCGATGCTCTCGGCGTTCGGGCTGATGCCGCTCTCGATGGCGGCGGCGGGCGTGGCGGTGGAGTGGAACACGCGGCTGATGTTCCTGATCGCGGGCGCAGCGGTGCTGGTGGTCTCGCTGTTCGGCGCGCTGCAGAAGCCGGTGCGCGAGATCGCCTAG
- a CDS encoding TetR/AcrR family transcriptional regulator — MPRTRKSSNLEPQQVRSRESLRKLLKAANEVLGQRGLEGTTIPRIADHAGLTPGAVYRRFRDKEALLEAAILGILERQDERMKGGLTPEKVALIPLPVFTEQVVGGMVTAYRANASLLRAMRMFARTRRGTPFWRKASRLERRAYERAIDLFLAHRERIRHPDPRQAVSLALFMLASSLYELMEHPDDQGPWKGFLPKDEPALKKELVRAFLSYLGAGPRPA, encoded by the coding sequence ATGCCCCGAACCAGGAAGTCCTCCAACCTCGAGCCGCAGCAGGTTCGCAGCCGTGAGTCGTTGCGCAAGCTCCTGAAAGCGGCGAACGAAGTGCTCGGCCAGCGCGGGCTCGAAGGCACCACCATCCCCCGCATCGCGGACCACGCCGGGCTCACCCCGGGCGCCGTCTACCGCCGTTTCCGCGACAAGGAGGCGCTGCTCGAGGCCGCGATCCTCGGCATCCTGGAGCGCCAGGACGAGCGCATGAAAGGCGGCCTCACCCCGGAGAAGGTCGCGCTGATCCCGTTGCCTGTCTTTACCGAGCAGGTGGTGGGCGGCATGGTCACCGCCTACCGCGCCAACGCTTCCCTGCTTCGCGCGATGCGCATGTTCGCGCGCACGCGCCGCGGCACACCCTTCTGGCGGAAGGCGAGCCGCCTGGAGAGGCGCGCCTACGAGCGCGCCATCGACCTCTTCCTCGCTCACCGCGAGCGGATCCGCCATCCCGACCCGCGGCAGGCCGTCTCCCTCGCGCTCTTCATGCTGGCGAGTTCGCTTTACGAACTCATGGAGCACCCCGACGACCAGGGCCCATGGAAGGGCTTCCTCCCCAAGGACGAGCCTGCACTGAAGAAGGAACTGGTCCGCGCCTTCCTCAGCTACCTGGGCGCGGGGCCGCGGCCGGCGTAG
- a CDS encoding peroxiredoxin-like family protein, which yields MEWRGSNPNVATPEYSSLAERLDAITRNVDDLIGPARMEPSRRAVAELIQSKVAALALAAGEKSPNFELPDAQGRNFILGDRLAQGPVVLVFFRGRWCPYCIAQLEELEKARPLFEQAGATLVAVSPQKPQHTGFTAEQHHLRFPVLSDKDNTVARQYGIAWKLPSYLVSHYRGVFVNLEHANANKDWELPVPATFVIAPDATIVWVRTDPDFRRRPEPQEVLRVVKMLKGF from the coding sequence ATGGAATGGCGCGGCTCCAACCCGAATGTGGCGACGCCCGAGTACTCCTCGCTCGCCGAGCGTCTCGACGCCATCACGCGCAATGTCGACGACCTCATCGGCCCGGCCCGGATGGAGCCTTCGCGCCGCGCAGTCGCCGAGCTCATCCAGTCGAAGGTGGCGGCCCTCGCGCTCGCCGCGGGCGAGAAGTCTCCCAACTTCGAGCTCCCCGACGCGCAGGGCCGCAACTTCATCCTCGGCGACCGCCTCGCGCAAGGCCCGGTCGTGCTCGTCTTCTTCCGCGGACGCTGGTGTCCCTACTGCATCGCGCAGCTGGAAGAGCTGGAGAAGGCTCGCCCGCTATTCGAGCAAGCGGGCGCGACGCTCGTCGCCGTCTCGCCGCAGAAGCCGCAGCACACCGGCTTCACCGCCGAGCAGCACCACCTGCGCTTCCCCGTCCTGAGCGACAAGGACAACACCGTCGCGCGCCAGTACGGCATCGCCTGGAAGCTGCCCTCTTACCTGGTCTCCCACTATCGCGGCGTCTTCGTGAACCTCGAGCACGCCAACGCCAACAAGGACTGGGAGCTGCCCGTCCCTGCGACCTTCGTCATCGCCCCCGACGCCACCATCGTCTGGGTGCGCACCGACCCCGACTTCCGGCGCCGCCCCGAGCCCCAGGAAGTCCTGCGTGTGGTGAAGATGCTGAAGGGCTTCTAG
- a CDS encoding RNA-binding S4 domain-containing protein, with protein MGSVRLDKWLWAARFFKTRSQAARACDLGRVKLNGQAAKPAREVHVGMRLAVSAPAGDFQVEVLVLSDLRGSAAVAQTLYRETEESKAARLQTAAERKAMAEWERLPAGKPSKRDRRAILRFRGRG; from the coding sequence ATGGGCTCCGTACGCCTCGACAAGTGGCTGTGGGCGGCGCGCTTCTTCAAGACGCGCAGCCAGGCGGCGCGCGCGTGCGACCTGGGACGAGTGAAGCTCAACGGGCAGGCGGCGAAGCCGGCCCGCGAAGTGCACGTCGGGATGAGGCTGGCGGTCAGCGCGCCGGCCGGCGACTTCCAGGTCGAGGTGCTGGTGCTGAGCGACCTGCGCGGGTCGGCGGCAGTGGCGCAAACGCTCTACCGCGAGACCGAAGAGAGCAAGGCGGCGCGGCTGCAGACGGCGGCGGAACGCAAGGCGATGGCCGAGTGGGAGCGGCTGCCGGCGGGGAAGCCTTCCAAGCGCGACCGGCGCGCGATCCTCCGCTTTCGCGGCCGCGGCTAG
- the ffh gene encoding signal recognition particle protein produces MFENLQDKLQRAFKNLRGQGTLTEENIGEALREIRLALLEADVNFKVVKELIDAIREKALGQEVMTALSPGDQVVKIVRDELVRILGKDTAKLKFGTPPTVVLMAGLQGSGKTTTSGKLAAWLKKGGHRPLLVSVDVYRPAARQQLKVVADAIPAAIYEGKVEESNTATVERLAKEARREAVNTGCDVLIVDTAGRLHIDDQLMEEMQSLKRLLNPQEILFVADAMTGQDAVNSAKEFHDKLSLTGVVLTKMDGDARGGAALSIRSVTGQPIKFIGVGEKYDALEPFHPDRIVGRILGMGDILSLIEKAEEKIDKKKSEEFAKKVLAGDGFTLEDFREQLRQVKKLGSLQSIVKMMPAVGPFAGMQKVAENFDEKELVRVEAIISSMTPFERDHHESINGSRRKRIARGSGTSVQEVNQLLRQYAQMKKMFKGMSRGKLDRRLAGMKLPGM; encoded by the coding sequence ATGTTTGAGAACCTCCAGGACAAGCTCCAGCGCGCCTTCAAGAACCTGCGCGGCCAGGGCACGCTCACCGAAGAGAACATCGGCGAAGCCCTGCGCGAGATCCGCCTCGCGCTGCTCGAGGCCGACGTCAACTTCAAGGTCGTCAAGGAGCTGATCGACGCCATCCGCGAGAAGGCGCTCGGTCAGGAAGTGATGACCGCGCTCTCGCCCGGCGACCAGGTCGTCAAGATCGTGCGTGACGAGCTCGTCCGCATCCTCGGCAAGGACACCGCCAAGCTCAAGTTCGGCACCCCGCCGACCGTCGTGCTCATGGCCGGCCTCCAGGGTTCCGGGAAGACCACCACCTCCGGCAAGCTCGCCGCCTGGCTGAAGAAGGGCGGCCACCGCCCGCTGCTGGTCTCGGTCGACGTCTACCGTCCCGCCGCGCGCCAGCAGCTCAAGGTCGTCGCCGACGCTATCCCCGCAGCCATTTACGAGGGCAAGGTCGAGGAGTCGAACACCGCGACGGTCGAGCGCCTCGCCAAGGAGGCGCGCCGCGAGGCCGTCAACACCGGCTGCGACGTCCTCATCGTCGACACCGCCGGCCGCCTGCACATCGACGACCAGCTGATGGAGGAGATGCAGTCGCTCAAGCGCCTCCTCAACCCGCAGGAGATCTTGTTCGTCGCCGACGCCATGACCGGCCAGGACGCCGTCAACTCCGCGAAAGAGTTCCACGACAAGCTCTCGCTCACCGGCGTCGTCTTGACGAAGATGGACGGCGACGCCCGCGGCGGCGCCGCGCTCTCCATCCGCTCCGTCACCGGCCAGCCCATCAAGTTCATCGGCGTCGGCGAAAAGTACGACGCGCTCGAGCCCTTCCACCCCGACCGCATCGTCGGCCGCATCCTCGGCATGGGCGACATCCTCTCGCTCATCGAGAAAGCCGAGGAGAAGATCGACAAGAAGAAGTCGGAGGAGTTCGCGAAGAAAGTGCTCGCGGGCGACGGCTTCACGCTCGAGGACTTCCGCGAGCAGCTCCGCCAGGTCAAGAAGCTCGGCTCGCTGCAAAGCATCGTGAAGATGATGCCCGCGGTCGGCCCCTTCGCCGGCATGCAGAAGGTCGCCGAGAACTTCGACGAGAAGGAGCTCGTCCGCGTCGAAGCCATCATCAGCTCCATGACGCCCTTCGAGCGCGACCACCACGAGTCCATCAACGGCTCGCGCCGCAAGCGTATCGCGCGCGGCTCCGGCACCAGCGTGCAGGAAGTGAATCAGCTCCTTCGCCAGTACGCCCAGATGAAGAAGATGTTCAAGGGCATGAGCCGCGGCAAGCTCGACCGCCGCCTCGCCGGCATGAAACTGCCGGGCATGTGA